A region from the Leopardus geoffroyi isolate Oge1 chromosome C2, O.geoffroyi_Oge1_pat1.0, whole genome shotgun sequence genome encodes:
- the MX1 gene encoding interferon-induced GTP-binding protein Mx1: MGVSRFKAAFCSGWLKASRAAVLRLLSERWGASWALHLSFWVSRSGPQNLHFLPACRDTSARAWDEAGRAEPREKLRQPTGTGRRWGEWGEAVGGDGFGFLPAPGGSSSLASPEFRFSSEAGATRTRGRSGRCIKAGRRRRRRRRRRGALAATRGQQTWASSGIAAIWNPGRASHGKTIGGVGEELCVSIQLINVASSREKEGVLEGLKKSLCSQYEEKVRPCIDLIDSLRALGVEQDLALPAIAVIGDQSSGKSSVLEALSGVALPRGSGIVTRCPLVLKLKKLMNEDEWRGKVSYQDFEAEISDPSEVEEAINTAQNAIAGEGLGISHELINLEVSSPHVPDLTLIDLPGITRVAVGNQPADIGRQTKQLIRKYIVKQETINLVVVPCNVDIATTEALSMAQEVDPDGDRTIGILTKPDLVDRGTEDKVVDVAQNLICHLKKGYMVVKCRGQQDIQDQLSLAEALEKERVFFEDHPHFRVLLEEGRATVPCLADRLTTELIMHICKSLPLLENQIKENHEKITEELQKYGSDVPEDEHEKMFFLIDKINAFNHDITSLIQGEESVGEGESRLFTKIRHEFHKWSTVIEKKFQKGYKAIYKEIEKFENRYRGRELPGFVNYKTFEIIIKQQIRELEEPAVDMLRTVTDMVQLAFANISKGNFDEFFNLYRTTKSKIEDLKFELENEAEKSIRLHFQMEQIVYCQDQIYQRALQRVRERVSEEEKRNKKTNSPISEEVSSGSVSLCEIFEHLLAYRQEAANRISSHIPLIVQYFILQVYGQRLQKNMLQLLQDKETYSWLLKERSDTSDKRKFLKERLARLAQARRRLAKFPG; encoded by the exons ATGGGCGTGTCTAGGTTCAAGGCTGCATTCTGCTCCGGATGGCTCAAGGCCAGTAGGGCAGCGGTTCTCAGACTGCTCTCGGAGCGGTGGGGGGCTTCCTGGGCCCTGCACTTGAGTTTCTGGGTCAGCAGGTCTGggccccagaatctgcatttcctcCCAGCTTGCAGAGACACGAGCGCGCGGGCCTGGGATGAGGCTGGGCGCGCGGAGCCCCGGGAGAAGTTGCGGCAGCCGACAGGCacggggcggcggtggggggagtggggagaggcggTGGGGGGTGATGGGTTCGGTTTCCTTCCTGCACCAGGCGGGTCTAGCTCCCTCGCATCCCCTGAGTTTCGTTTCTCCTCGGAGGCGGGGGCGACGAGAACGAGGGGGCGGAGCGGGCGCTGCATAAaagccgggcggcggcggcggcggcggcggcggcggcgaggggCCCTGGCAGCTACGCGGGGACAG CAAACGTGGGCTTCTTCAGGAATAGCAGCGATCTGGAATCCGGGACGCGCAAGCcatggcaaaaccatag GAGGCGTGGGAGAAGAGCTCTGTGTTTCTATCCAACTAATCAACGTTGCATCGTCAAGGGAAAAGGAAGGTGTGTTGGAG GGACTCAAGAAGAGCCTATGTAGCCAGTACGAGGAGAAAGTGCGCCCCTGCATTGACCTCATCGACTCCCTTCGTGCCCTGGGCGTGGAGCAGGACCTGGCCCTGCCTGCCATCGCTGTCATCGGAGACCAGAGCTCGGGCAAGAGCTCAGTGCTGGAGGCCCTGTCAGGGGTCGCCCTTCCCAGAGGCAGCG GTATTGTCACAAGGTGTCCTCTGGTGCTGAAGCTGAAGAAGCTCATGAATGAGGATGAATGGAGAGGCAAAGTCAGCTACCAGGACTTTGAGGCGGAGATTTCAGACCCTTCGGAGGTGGAGGAGGCAATCAATACGG CCCAGAATGCCATCGCCGGGGAAGGACTGGGGATCAGTCATGAGCTAATCAACCTGGAGGTCAGCTCCCCTCATGTCCCGGATCTGACCCTGATAGACCTCCCTGGCATCACCAGGGTGGCTGTGGGCAATCAGCCGGCCGACATCGGACGCCAG ACCAAGCAACTCATCAGGAAGTACATCGTTAAGCAGGAGACAATCAACCTGGTGGTGGTCCCTTGCAATGTGGACATCGCCACCACAGAGGCCCTGAGCATGGCTCAGGAGGTGGACCCCGATGGAGACAGGACCATAG GCATCTTGACAAAGCCTGACCTGGTGGACAGAGGCACCGAGGACAAGGTGGTCGACGTGGCACAAAACCTCATCTGTCACCTGAAGAAGGGCTACATGGTCGTCAAGTGCCGGGGCCAGCAGGACATCCAGGACCAGCTGAGCCTGGCCGAGGctctggagaaagagagagtcttcTTTGAGGACCACCCACATTTCAG GGTTctcctggaggaaggaagggccacCGTGCCCTGTCTGGCGGACAGACTGACCACTGAACTCATCATGCACATCTGC aaATCTCTTCCCCTGTTAGAGAATCAAATAAAGgagaatcatgagaaaataaCAGAGGAATTACAAAAGTATGGCTCAGATGTACCAGAAGAcgaacatgaaaaaatgttttttctgatAGAT AAAATCAATGCGTTTAATCATGACATCACCTCTTTAATACAAGGGGAGGAGTctgtgggggagggtgagagtCGGCTGTTCACCAAAATCAGACATGAATTCCACAAGTGGAGCACCGTGATTGAAAAGAAGTTCCAGAAAG GGTACAAAGCgatatataaagaaattgagaaatttGAAAATCGGTATCGTGGCAGAGAGCTGCCGGGATTTGTCAATTACAAGACGTTTGAGATTATTATCAAACAGCAAATCAGAGAGCTGGAGGAGCCAGCTGTCGACATGCTGCGCACGGTAACCG atATGGTCCAGCTTGCCTTTGCAAATATTTCGAAAGGAAACTTTGATGAATTTTTCAACCTCTACAGAACAACCAAG TCCAAAATCGAAGACCTTAAGTTTGAACTGGAAAACGAAGCGGAGAAGTCGATCCGACTTCACTTCCAAATGGAGCAGATTGTCTACTGCCAGGACCAGATCTACCAGCGGGCACTgcagagggtcagggagagggtttcggaggaggagaagaggaataaaaaaacaaacagtccgATCTCGGAAGAAGTCTCTTCGGGGAGCGTCTCCTTGTGTGAAATATTTGAACACCTGCTGGCCTACCGCCAG GAGGCCGCCAACCGTATCTCCAGCCACATCCCCCTGATCGTCCAGTACTTCATCCTGCAAGTGTACGGCCAGCGGCTGCAGAAGAATATGCTGCAGCTGCTGCAGGACAAGGAGACCTACAGCTGGCTCCTGAAGGAGCGCAGCGACACCAGCGACAAGAGGAAGTTCCTGAAGGAGCGGCTTGCGCGGCTGGCCCAGGCTCGGCGCCGCCTGGCCAAGTTCCCCGGTTAA